CCTCACCACGTAGCGGCCGTTGGAGTCGGCTAAATGCGCCGACTTGAAGGATTCTTTGTGTCTCAGTTTTAGGAATACGTGGTTGAGCTCCTCGTTTATGGCTCGGAGGAGTATCTGCCTGGCCATGGGCTTAACCTCGCCCAGCGCCGCCCGCATGTTCTTGGCCTTGCCCAGCGCGCCGTCTAGCTTCGCGAGCTCCGTCTTGGCCTTCTCCAGCTCCCCGGCTATAGATCCCAGCTCGCGCTCGGCCTCCTCAAGCTGGCGCCGTAGCGTATCCACCCGGCCGGATAATATGTTGTACTCCTTGAATTTCTCCTCCAGCTGGCTGTACGTAGCCTCGACTTCTCTCAGCTTTCTCTCCACCTCCTCTGCCTCCTTCTCCACCTCCCTGAGCCTCTCGCCGACTTCCCCAACCTTGGCCTCGGCCTCCGCCAGCCTCCTCCTAGCCTCCGCCAGCCTCTTCTCCACGTCGCCCTCCCTCTCCGCCAGCGCGGTTAGGTAAGCGCGCCTCTTCTCCACCTCTCTCTTCTCGTTGTAGGCCTTCTCCAGCTCCGCCAGCCTCCTCCTCGCGGCTGCGAGATCCACCTTGACGTAGTCCTTGTTTGCGTGGTAGAGCTTGTCAAGCGCCTCAAGCCTCTTGACCTCCCCCCTCAGCTCCTCCACCAGCTCCTCCAGCCTCCTCTCCTCCCTCTCCAGCCCGGCCACCTCCAGCTCGTGCCTCTTAACAGCCTCTGGGCGGAGGGGGGAGCCGCACACCGGGCACACGCCGCCCTCGGCGCGGCCCGCCAGCCTCACCACGTCTCTAAGCAGTTCAAGTCTAGATCTCACCTCGGCCAGACGCCTAGTGGCGTCCTCCGCCCTCCTCCTCGCCTCCTCCAGCTTCGCCGGGTCGTAGCTCCTCACCTCCTGGGGCACCCTCTCCGCGGCCGCCACCAACTGCCGGAGTTCGAAATACTCCTTCTCCACGTCGCCGATTTGTGGGAGGCTTCTCAACTCCTCCTTCGCCCTCCTTATCTCCCCTAGCTCCGCCTCTAGACGCTCGATCTCCCTCTCAGCGTCGAGGGAGGTCTGGGCCAGCTCCTCCAGCTTCTTCTCGAGCGTCTCCCTCTCCTTCGCCAGGGCGGCGTGGCGCTCCCTCAGCTTGGCGTACCTCTCCTTCACCTCGGCGTACTGGTTTTTGACAGACTCAAGCCCCCTCAGCCTCACCTCCAGCTCGGCGAGCTCCCGCCTAAGGGCGTCTACGCGGGTCTTGAGGAACTGGGCCCTCTTCTCAAGCTCCTCGGCTCTGCCGCCCACCCTCTCCCTCCTGGCCCTGAGCTCGTTTAACACCTCCCTCAGCACCTCGTCCAGTTTGTCGAATTCGTCTAGCCTCAGCACCCGGTCTAGGTACTCGGCCTCTTGTAGAATCCGCCGGAGCTCCCCCTGGCGGATGTAGAGTAGCTGTCTATACTCCTCGACCCCCAGCCCCAGCCTAGCGGCGAGCGCGGCGGTTACGTCGCTGTCACCCCTCGCCACCACGGCGCCGTTCACCGCGAGGTACGTGCCGGAGGGCACGCTGCCCCCTTCGCCAAATCGCCTTACTACGAGAAGCTCGGCCCCGGCGTGGACGAGGTGTAGCCTCACCTCCCCCGACGAGGCCCCCCTCCGGAGGTAGTCAGACCACCTCCCACCCGCTCTCTTAACCCACTGGGAGCCGAAGAGGGCGACGGAGACTGCCTCCATTATCGACGTCTTGCCCGAGCCGTTTGGGCCGTATATGAAGTTCACCCCCTCGCCGAAGCGCACAGACGCCTTTCCATGCGCCTTGAAGTTGAGTAGCTCAACCCGCCTAATCATACAGCGCCTTGAGGACGAGTCTATAGGCCGCCTCCCGCTCCCCCTCCCTCAGATACTCCATAGCCTTAACCACCACCTCGGCGCCCTCCCCCAGCCTCTCCCGCAACAACCGCCACAACTCCTCCATGGCCGAGCCCCGGAGAGCCACCGCCCTCTGCGGCGCGGAGGTGCGGTCCGCCACGTCTACATGCAACGCCTTGGTGAAGTAAGCCGCCAGTTGCCTAGTCTTCACGCCTTCCTCCAAGGTGCCCCACACCTCCACCCTAACCACTGCACCTGGCTTGTCGAAAAGCCGGGCCGCCTCCTCCACAGCCCTCTGCAACTCGCCGGCGTCCCTTACGTGGAGCCTCACCCGGTAAAGCGGCCTGCTCCCCGGTAGCGGTACTGCCCTTAGCGACACCGCCCTCCCCGACACGTCAATCAGAACCGCGCCCTTGGGCGCTCTCTCCTGGCTCTTCTCAAACCCGCCGGCGTAGTCCCACGTCTCGAACTCCCCCACGTCCCACATCTCCAGCGACCCCGCCCAGACGGCGCCCAGGGAGTGCCTAGCGAAGTGGTCGTGGATGTGTCCGGCGGCGATGTGGAGGTGGGAGAGCCCCTGGAAAACCGACTGGGGCATTGTGAAGTCGTCCTCCTCGGCTGGGTACCTCGCCCTTACCCCCTCGATGGCTTGGTGGATGGCTAAGACGGCGCCGGGCGGGGCCTTCTGCAACAGCCTCCTGTACTCGCTGGCGTACTCCCGGGGAGTGGCGCAGGCGCCGAATATCCACACGCCGCCTAGATCTGCTGAGTCCCAGCACAACAGCCTCCCCAGCCTCAGCCTGTCGAGCAACTTCAACACGGTATCCACGTGGCAGTGCCCCCCGGCGCACCCCTCCGCCTCAGCCCTATACCGCACGTAGCTGAAGTCGTGGTTCCCCCCGATGAGGTATATGGGCACCCCGACGCCCTCCACCGCCTCCACGAAGCGGAGCACCGCCCTCGTCGGGGGCCTCCTCGTGTCGAAAAGATCCCCCGTCACCAACACGGCGTCTGCCGACCTCCCCCTCGCCAAGGCCTCACGGAAGGCGTTGTAGTAATCCTCCTCCCGCTCCGGGAGGCCGTACTGCGCCCTCCCAAGGTGGGCGTCGGAGATGTGTAGAATCTTCATAAAACCTCCACCACCTCCTCCAGCGCCTTGTAGACGTGGTGGCAGGGCCTCCCCGCGCCGCAGACGCTACACGTGGGCCTCCCGTCCTCCACCACCACCTCCACCTCCCTATCCCCCTCCAGTAGCTTCACCTTTATGCGGCCTCCCTCCCTCAGCTTCTGCACCACCTTGAGCCTCGCCGCGGAGAGCATTACGCCGGGGCCCGGCGCCGAGTTGTACAGCCTCCGCCAGAGCTGCGCCACGTCGGCGGTTTTATCCACCCGCCACGCCTCCGCCAGGTCTATGTCCCCACCGCCGTACTCCAGCACTCTGTCTCTCACCTTCAGCACAACGGGGAGCCTCACCAGGGGCCCCAGCACTACAGCCTCCCCCACGTCGAGCCCCGGGAGGTTCTCCAGAAACTCCTGGGCGAGCAACTCGCTGCTCTCCCTAACGGCCTCCTGGTCTCTTGGGTTGACGATGCGCATAATCACCTGGCTCTGGCACTGGCTAATTATGTCGGGGTCCACCTTGCTCGGCCTCTGGGTGATGGCGACTAGGTAGGCCCCGAACTTCCGGCCTTCAGACGCCACCCGGGACAGGGCCTCGTAAGACCTAGTCTTCCGCAGAGACTTAGGCGGGGCGAAGCGGTGAGCCTCCTCTACGAAGAGCACCACGGGCCACGGCAACTTCACCCCCCTCAGCCCCCTCACGTGCCTCACCCTCGCCTGGAACAGCCTGTTGACGAGATGCGCCACGACGTAGTCCTGCACCTCCTCGTTGACCCCCGCCAGGTTGACGATGGTGATGTCCCCCAGCATCTTGGCGAGGGGAGTGGAGCGGGGGGCGAAGACCCCCAGCCTCTGGAGCCTCTTTAAATAAGTCAACGCGCTGAACACCGCGTGGCGGTCTTTAGAGGCTAACTGCTTGAGGTCGGACATGGGGAAGTCCCCCTCCAACCTGTACTGCTGGAACAGTTTGTTAAGCGCGCCCTCCCCCCTCATCGCCGTGTATAGGACCCGCCTAAGGAAGGCGAGGCCCACGGGCCTGCCGACGGCCTTCTTGACCTTCTTGGCGTAGGACCAGGCGAGGTATATGGCGTATCTAATCTTCTTAGCGCCGGGGGGCACCCCCGCGGCGTTTGCCAAAGCCTCTGGATCGCTGTCTAGGACGCCGATTTTGTACATCAAGTCCCCTACGTGGTGCTCCGCCACCTTCACCACCCTCGCCGTGTAGGGGCCGAGGCGGTGGATGCTGTCTCTAATTGGGACGTACTCGCCGTGGGGGTCGATAACCACGATCTTGGCGCCTTTCTTCAACAACTCCTCTATGAGGACCACGGAGAACCAAGTCTTCCCGCTACCAGTCGCCGCTATGACCGCTATGTGTCTCTTAACTCCGTTGAGGTCTAGACAGATCTCCACGTCCCGGCTGGCGAGCCTGCCCACGCAGAGGCCGTTCTCGACTCTGAACAACTCCTCCACGTCGGCGTCCTCGGCGAGGTAGACGGAGGCGCCTATCCTGGGGGGTTGCTTCGGCTGCCTCAGCTCGCCCCCCTCTGCGTAGCCCAGCACCTTCACCACGGCTATCTGCACCTCCAGGATATTCTCAGACACGTCTCTAATCACGCTGTACAGGGGGAGGTCCCTCTTGGCTGAGTAGGGGTCCCGGTACAGCTTGACTATCTGCCCCAGAAGCCGCGCCGAGACGTGCTCCCCCCTCCCCGGATCGTACTCCACGTGGTCAACCACTACGTAGTCGTACAGGCTGATGGGCTTCTCGGGGTCAAGCGTCGCCACGAACTCGAAGGGCGTCGCCGTCGCCACCACGTAGCCGATTCTCATAACCCCCAGGCCATCTTAACCCTCCTAGCCATCCCCAGCTCCTCAGCCATGTTCTTGATGTACACCGCGTACTCGGACAGCTGGCTCCCCTTGAAAGACGCCACGGAGTGGGCATACCACAGCCACGTGTTGTAGTGAAGCGGGTCTCTGTATTGCCTCGCCAAGAGGCCAACCACGTACTCCACCCTCGCAGGTGGGTAGAAGGCCTTTACAGAGGCCCCGTCGAACATCTTAGTTCCATCCGCCGGCACCTCCACCAAGAGGGGGGCGTCGTCCCTCCCCAGCCTCACGTAGAAGAAGTAGATCTTGGGCACCTCCTCGAGGGCCTCCCTTACGTACTCCACCACGTTTTGGCTAAACTGATCCTTCAGCCGGAAGATGAGGGAATCCTCAAGCCTATCCTCAGCCGCCTTCACCAACTTCTCCACTGTGGAGAGCCCCTTGTAGTTCATATACGCGTCGCAACCCCCCACCAGCATGGGGACTGTGTAGTGCCCCTCTGGCAACACCCGGGCGAGTAGCTCCGAATCTGTGACAGAGGGCGTGATTAAGAGGGCCAGCAACCTGGCGCCTTCGTAGTCGTAGGACCTCGCCATCTTGTACTTGTCGAGAAGCTCTTTCCTAAACCGCCGGATCCAGAGGACGGAATACCACTGAAGACCCCTCTGAAACACGTAGTCGCTCCACCGCTCGCTCAGCTTTTCAAAAATGACGTGTTCCTTCAGAAGCTTGTAGCTGTGGTCCTTAGACACGAACACAAGCCTCGCCCCCCTCTCCCGCGCCGTCCTCAAAAGACGCGCCAGGGTGTACAGCGCCGTGGCCAGCTCCGGCACGTAGTACAAGTTCTGGAACTCCCTGGCCAGGATTAGGTTGTGTACAAGCCTCACCACTTTGGCGTAAAGCGAGCCGTCCATAAGCAGGACGTCGACGCCGTGCCTCTCCAAAGCCCGTACCCCAGCCAGCGACTCGGCGATTACCAGATAGGCCCAGGGCAGGGAGCTGGAGTCCACAGAGGCCACGTCGGCCACGAACTCCCTCTCGATGAAATCCGGCCCAACAGCGGCGGCTCTGGCGAGGATTACCTGATGTCCGTTGGCGAGCCTCACCACTCCTATCCCCCCGTCCACCCCGGCGGTGCGCGCCTCCGAGGCCTCCCCGCCAACCGCTCTGTACAAGATCTTATCGGCCAACGCGTCGATGGGGTACTCCTCACTAGAGCGTTTTAGCAAATACTCGCGTAGCCTCCCCCTAGCCGACGCTATAAACATGTCGAAAAACTGATCCACAGCTATTCTATCTACAGTACTTATATAGCTGGAACATAAGCATACCTCAGGAGAGTAGGCCAAAACTTTCAAAAACCAACGTCCAAAACGCCGGGCCCACGCCGCGCTGGCCCCCAGAGAGGCAAAATATTTTAAGCAAACTCCAGTGAAACATGTGGAGGATTTGCTACAGAGAATTGTACAAGTCCGGAAAGTCTTAGACGGCCTCTTCTTTAAATTCAGCGATGAGGTTACCGCCAGCCTCACCGCCGTCCTCACCAGGGAGAACTTCATCCTCATAGGTCCCCCCGGCACCGCCAAGACGATGCTCGTCGCCTCCACATCGAAGTTGCTCAAAGCCAGGTGGTTCTACAGGTTGCTCACCAAATTCACGGAGATTGAGGAGGTTATCGGCCCCATAGACGTCGTCGAGCTCCTAAAGGGCAACGTCAAGAGGATATACACCAATTCCATCGTCGAGGCCGACTTCGCCTTACTCGACGAAATATTCAACGCCTCCAGCGCCATACTCAACACCATGCTCACAATACTAAACGAAAGAGTGATATACGACGGCGGGAGTATAATACCAGTCAAGACCTGGACGGTCTTCGGCGCCACCAACAGGATACCAGACGAAGAGGAGCTACAAGCCCTCTACGACAGATTTCCCCTCCGCGTCTTCACTAAATACGCCAACCCGGAGGAGACCGAGGACCTAATCAAAGCCGGGCTTAGGCTGAGGAGGGAGTACGAAAACCTAGCCCCCATCATGTCCATGGACGAGGTCAAGAAGCTAAACGAATACATCCAGAGCTACGTCTACGAAAACATGAACACCATTGTGAAGCACATATCCCCCATAGTCGCCTCCTACCTAGATCACGTCGTCATATCAAACCGCACCCGCGTCAAGGTGCCCCTATACGTCGTCTCCTACCTCACCGTGCTGGGGCTAAGGCCCCCAGACATAGACGCCGCAGTGGTGAGGGCGGGCACGCTAAAGGTGTTGAAGTACCTGGTAAAAGACCGGGAAGACCTCTCCGAGTACGAGTCCTTCCTAGCCACCCACATGCCGGGCAACCTCTCGGTGCTTTACGACATGGTCAACGAAATAAAGGCCCTAATATCCAACAACGCCCTGTCCATAGCTAAGGAGAAGCTCAAAGAAGCCTATGAACTCTTCGAGAAGTCGGTGGCGGACCCGGTGACCTACCGCTTCTTCCAGGTGGAGATAGAGGAGATTAAATCCACCCTCGAGATGCTGAAGAGCCAGGTCTAATGGGAGTCCTCCTCAACGTAGACTATAAAGACGAGCTCACCCGCCTCCGGGTACACGAAATTGTAAAGTACTTCCAGCGCCTTGGCATCCCCCTGAAGCTGGCCAAGATTTCCAACGAGATCATTGCCGACTCCTTCTACATACACTACAGAACCCCCATACTAAGAGAGAACCCTGGCGACGAGGAGGCGCTGTGGCACCTATTCATCAGG
The sequence above is drawn from the Pyrobaculum ferrireducens genome and encodes:
- a CDS encoding AAA family ATPase, with translation MIRRVELLNFKAHGKASVRFGEGVNFIYGPNGSGKTSIMEAVSVALFGSQWVKRAGGRWSDYLRRGASSGEVRLHLVHAGAELLVVRRFGEGGSVPSGTYLAVNGAVVARGDSDVTAALAARLGLGVEEYRQLLYIRQGELRRILQEAEYLDRVLRLDEFDKLDEVLREVLNELRARRERVGGRAEELEKRAQFLKTRVDALRRELAELEVRLRGLESVKNQYAEVKERYAKLRERHAALAKERETLEKKLEELAQTSLDAEREIERLEAELGEIRRAKEELRSLPQIGDVEKEYFELRQLVAAAERVPQEVRSYDPAKLEEARRRAEDATRRLAEVRSRLELLRDVVRLAGRAEGGVCPVCGSPLRPEAVKRHELEVAGLEREERRLEELVEELRGEVKRLEALDKLYHANKDYVKVDLAAARRRLAELEKAYNEKREVEKRRAYLTALAEREGDVEKRLAEARRRLAEAEAKVGEVGERLREVEKEAEEVERKLREVEATYSQLEEKFKEYNILSGRVDTLRRQLEEAERELGSIAGELEKAKTELAKLDGALGKAKNMRAALGEVKPMARQILLRAINEELNHVFLKLRHKESFKSAHLADSNGRYVVRVATPTGYIEHGLLSLGEQNLLALSLRVALARALLGGAPFMMFDEPTEHLDEHHRRKIVELIRELTSIVPTVIVTSHLGEFEEVADQVIQL
- a CDS encoding DNA repair exonuclease is translated as MKILHISDAHLGRAQYGLPEREEDYYNAFREALARGRSADAVLVTGDLFDTRRPPTRAVLRFVEAVEGVGVPIYLIGGNHDFSYVRYRAEAEGCAGGHCHVDTVLKLLDRLRLGRLLCWDSADLGGVWIFGACATPREYASEYRRLLQKAPPGAVLAIHQAIEGVRARYPAEEDDFTMPQSVFQGLSHLHIAAGHIHDHFARHSLGAVWAGSLEMWDVGEFETWDYAGGFEKSQERAPKGAVLIDVSGRAVSLRAVPLPGSRPLYRVRLHVRDAGELQRAVEEAARLFDKPGAVVRVEVWGTLEEGVKTRQLAAYFTKALHVDVADRTSAPQRAVALRGSAMEELWRLLRERLGEGAEVVVKAMEYLREGEREAAYRLVLKALYD
- a CDS encoding helicase HerA domain-containing protein; translation: MRIGYVVATATPFEFVATLDPEKPISLYDYVVVDHVEYDPGRGEHVSARLLGQIVKLYRDPYSAKRDLPLYSVIRDVSENILEVQIAVVKVLGYAEGGELRQPKQPPRIGASVYLAEDADVEELFRVENGLCVGRLASRDVEICLDLNGVKRHIAVIAATGSGKTWFSVVLIEELLKKGAKIVVIDPHGEYVPIRDSIHRLGPYTARVVKVAEHHVGDLMYKIGVLDSDPEALANAAGVPPGAKKIRYAIYLAWSYAKKVKKAVGRPVGLAFLRRVLYTAMRGEGALNKLFQQYRLEGDFPMSDLKQLASKDRHAVFSALTYLKRLQRLGVFAPRSTPLAKMLGDITIVNLAGVNEEVQDYVVAHLVNRLFQARVRHVRGLRGVKLPWPVVLFVEEAHRFAPPKSLRKTRSYEALSRVASEGRKFGAYLVAITQRPSKVDPDIISQCQSQVIMRIVNPRDQEAVRESSELLAQEFLENLPGLDVGEAVVLGPLVRLPVVLKVRDRVLEYGGGDIDLAEAWRVDKTADVAQLWRRLYNSAPGPGVMLSAARLKVVQKLREGGRIKVKLLEGDREVEVVVEDGRPTCSVCGAGRPCHHVYKALEEVVEVL
- a CDS encoding DNA double-strand break repair nuclease NurA: MFIASARGRLREYLLKRSSEEYPIDALADKILYRAVGGEASEARTAGVDGGIGVVRLANGHQVILARAAAVGPDFIEREFVADVASVDSSSLPWAYLVIAESLAGVRALERHGVDVLLMDGSLYAKVVRLVHNLILAREFQNLYYVPELATALYTLARLLRTARERGARLVFVSKDHSYKLLKEHVIFEKLSERWSDYVFQRGLQWYSVLWIRRFRKELLDKYKMARSYDYEGARLLALLITPSVTDSELLARVLPEGHYTVPMLVGGCDAYMNYKGLSTVEKLVKAAEDRLEDSLIFRLKDQFSQNVVEYVREALEEVPKIYFFYVRLGRDDAPLLVEVPADGTKMFDGASVKAFYPPARVEYVVGLLARQYRDPLHYNTWLWYAHSVASFKGSQLSEYAVYIKNMAEELGMARRVKMAWGL
- a CDS encoding AAA family ATPase, encoding MEDLLQRIVQVRKVLDGLFFKFSDEVTASLTAVLTRENFILIGPPGTAKTMLVASTSKLLKARWFYRLLTKFTEIEEVIGPIDVVELLKGNVKRIYTNSIVEADFALLDEIFNASSAILNTMLTILNERVIYDGGSIIPVKTWTVFGATNRIPDEEELQALYDRFPLRVFTKYANPEETEDLIKAGLRLRREYENLAPIMSMDEVKKLNEYIQSYVYENMNTIVKHISPIVASYLDHVVISNRTRVKVPLYVVSYLTVLGLRPPDIDAAVVRAGTLKVLKYLVKDREDLSEYESFLATHMPGNLSVLYDMVNEIKALISNNALSIAKEKLKEAYELFEKSVADPVTYRFFQVEIEEIKSTLEMLKSQV